One genomic region from Phycisphaerae bacterium encodes:
- the infA gene encoding translation initiation factor IF-1, whose protein sequence is MAQSEKIQVEAKVIKALPNAQFLVEAETGNAKHEVLAHIAGKMRKHFIRIVPGDIVTVELSPYDLTRGRIIYRQR, encoded by the coding sequence ATGGCGCAGTCTGAGAAGATCCAGGTCGAAGCCAAAGTCATCAAGGCGCTGCCCAACGCCCAGTTTCTGGTCGAGGCGGAAACGGGCAATGCCAAACACGAGGTCCTGGCCCACATTGCCGGGAAGATGCGGAAACACTTCATCAGGATCGTACCGGGCGACATCGTGACGGTCGAGTTGTCCCCCTATGACCTGACTCGCGGGCGCATCATCTATCGCCAGCGTTAG